A genomic region of Methanobacterium sp. SMA-27 contains the following coding sequences:
- a CDS encoding NAD(P)-dependent glycerol-1-phosphate dehydrogenase, translating into MDVRKIQLPREIHTGAGVIEETGTICKNLRLEGRVLVVTGPNTLKIAGEAVIDSLECEGYDVHNITIDSPSKESVLEVQNKIDGCSLVLGVGGGKVIDVAKLASTRSANNFISVPTAASHDGIASPRASIKNEVGTVSLKAEPPIGVIADTKIISKAPFRLLAAGCGDIVSNYTAILDWKLAHRLLNEDYSDSAAALSMMTAKMTIKSADAIKEGLTESAGLVVKALISSGIAISIANTSRPASGSEHKFSHALDIVAPKPALHGEQCGVGTIMMMYLHGGDWKFIRDTLKLIKAPTTAREMGIEPEYIIEALRIAHTIRKERYTILGDRGLTEEAAESLAEKTGVI; encoded by the coding sequence ATGGATGTTAGAAAGATTCAGCTGCCAAGGGAAATTCATACAGGTGCTGGTGTAATTGAAGAAACTGGGACCATATGCAAAAATTTGAGACTTGAAGGTAGGGTACTTGTTGTCACAGGTCCTAATACACTTAAAATAGCTGGAGAAGCTGTAATTGACAGTCTTGAATGTGAGGGTTATGATGTTCACAACATTACCATAGATAGTCCTTCAAAGGAATCTGTTTTGGAGGTTCAAAATAAAATTGATGGCTGTTCCCTTGTTCTGGGTGTTGGTGGTGGAAAGGTTATTGACGTTGCAAAATTAGCTTCCACAAGATCTGCAAATAATTTCATAAGTGTTCCTACAGCTGCTTCACACGATGGAATAGCATCTCCAAGGGCTTCAATTAAAAATGAAGTAGGTACTGTATCTTTAAAGGCAGAACCTCCTATAGGGGTAATTGCAGACACCAAAATCATAAGCAAGGCACCTTTCAGGTTACTCGCTGCAGGATGTGGTGATATTGTATCAAACTACACAGCAATACTTGACTGGAAACTAGCACACAGGCTTCTAAATGAAGATTATAGTGATTCTGCAGCTGCATTATCTATGATGACGGCCAAAATGACCATAAAATCTGCAGATGCTATAAAAGAGGGTTTAACAGAAAGTGCAGGCCTGGTTGTAAAGGCTTTGATAAGTAGCGGAATAGCTATCAGTATTGCAAACACTAGCAGACCAGCAAGTGGATCAGAACACAAGTTCAGTCATGCACTGGATATAGTAGCACCTAAACCTGCCCTTCATGGTGAACAATGTGGTGTAGGTACCATAATGATGATGTATCTACATGGGGGAGATTGGAAATTTATCAGAGATACACTCAAATTAATAAAAGCACCTACTACTGCTAGGGAGATGGGCATTGAACCAGAATATATTATCGAAGCTCTTAGAATTGCACATACTATTCGTAAAGAGAGATACACTATTTTAGGAGATCGAGGACTTACTGAGGAAGCAGCAGAAAGTCTGGCAGAAAAGACTGGTGTAATCTGA
- the proS gene encoding proline--tRNA ligase, with protein MSEFSEWFHNILEEAEIIDTRYPVKGMHVWLPQGFKIRKHTLNILKEILDKDHEEVLFPLLIPEDELAKEAIHVKGFEEEVYWVTHGGLTELNEKLALRPTSETAMYPMFSLWVRNHSDLPMKYYQVVNTFRYETKHTRPLIRVREITTFKEAHTVHATAEETENQVQDAVKIYKQFFDKLGIPYTVSKRPEWDKFPGAEYTVAFDTIMPDGKTLQIGTVHNLGQTFAKTFDITYETATGEHEYVYQTCYGLSDRIIASVIGVHGDKAGLSLPPDIAPYQVVIVPIIFKKGGKEVIEFCKNLEEKLKLEANLRVYFDDRDIRAGKKYYEWEMRGIPLRIEVGPRDLQNKKVVTFRRDTQEKEIIDYDPSKISETINEIMDDVSLKMKDNSWEKLENNIRSVDSIEEAEDIMSKYGGIVTFDWCGDRECGKDIEEKVKVDILGVQLSEKDNSMCINCDKPSKHITLLAKTY; from the coding sequence ATGTCAGAATTCAGCGAATGGTTCCACAATATCCTTGAAGAAGCAGAGATAATCGATACTAGATACCCAGTAAAGGGAATGCATGTTTGGCTTCCCCAGGGATTTAAAATTAGAAAACACACTCTCAATATATTAAAAGAAATTTTAGACAAAGACCATGAGGAAGTACTCTTCCCACTTTTAATACCTGAAGATGAACTTGCAAAAGAAGCAATACATGTTAAGGGATTCGAAGAAGAAGTTTACTGGGTAACACATGGTGGATTAACAGAACTTAACGAAAAACTTGCATTAAGACCTACAAGTGAAACTGCAATGTATCCAATGTTTTCATTATGGGTTAGAAATCATTCTGATCTTCCAATGAAGTATTATCAGGTTGTTAACACTTTTAGATATGAAACCAAACACACAAGACCACTTATAAGAGTCAGAGAGATAACAACTTTTAAAGAAGCCCACACAGTCCATGCAACAGCAGAAGAAACTGAAAATCAGGTTCAAGATGCAGTAAAGATCTATAAACAATTCTTTGACAAACTTGGAATACCATACACAGTAAGTAAACGTCCAGAATGGGATAAATTCCCTGGAGCAGAATATACAGTTGCATTTGACACCATAATGCCCGATGGTAAAACACTTCAAATAGGTACTGTACATAATCTGGGACAGACCTTTGCTAAGACATTTGACATAACCTATGAAACAGCTACAGGAGAACATGAATATGTTTATCAGACATGTTATGGACTGTCAGATAGGATTATTGCATCAGTTATTGGGGTACACGGTGATAAAGCAGGACTTTCCCTACCTCCAGATATTGCTCCATATCAAGTAGTTATTGTTCCAATTATCTTTAAAAAAGGTGGAAAAGAAGTAATTGAATTCTGTAAGAATCTTGAGGAAAAATTGAAACTTGAAGCTAATTTAAGGGTTTACTTTGATGATAGGGATATAAGGGCCGGTAAAAAATATTATGAATGGGAAATGAGAGGAATACCTCTCAGAATAGAGGTAGGACCTAGGGATCTTCAAAACAAGAAAGTAGTAACCTTTAGAAGAGATACTCAAGAAAAGGAGATCATTGATTACGACCCATCTAAAATTTCCGAGACCATAAACGAAATTATGGATGATGTAAGTCTTAAAATGAAGGACAATTCATGGGAAAAATTGGAAAACAACATCAGGAGTGTTGACTCCATTGAGGAAGCAGAAGATATTATGTCCAAATATGGTGGTATTGTTACGTTTGACTGGTGTGGAGACAGGGAATGTGGTAAAGATATAGAAGAAAAGGTTAAGGTAGATATCCTTGGTGTTCAATTATCTGAAAAAGATAATTCAATGTGCATAAATTGTGATAAACCTTCCAAACACATTACATTACTGGCAAAAACATACTAG
- the cofC gene encoding 2-phospho-L-lactate guanylyltransferase encodes MKKTTAIIPVSRFTHAKTRLSPTLTALERENLLKSMLMDVIGVLKERIDNVVVISSDEDVLNYVKGMGVISLIEKGETDLNGALMQAVEYCSEFSDQVLVVPSDVPLMKSEHVDNIIKMGEKYELVIAPAKGGGTNALLCPVKGMEMKFGKCSFFEHIKKAEAKNWPYAIYDSFYMSLDVNTAEDLGEIMLHGIDTETRKFLKSSGLEVRANHGKERLHIKRGTEK; translated from the coding sequence ATGAAGAAGACAACTGCAATTATCCCTGTATCTAGATTCACACATGCAAAAACTAGACTTTCACCAACTTTAACAGCTTTAGAACGGGAAAATCTTTTAAAATCAATGCTAATGGACGTTATAGGGGTTTTAAAAGAAAGGATTGATAATGTAGTTGTGATAAGTTCGGATGAAGATGTTCTTAACTATGTAAAGGGTATGGGTGTTATTTCCCTGATTGAGAAGGGTGAAACTGATCTAAACGGTGCCCTTATGCAGGCAGTTGAATATTGTTCTGAATTTTCTGATCAGGTTTTAGTGGTACCTTCAGATGTTCCTCTAATGAAATCTGAACATGTTGATAATATAATTAAAATGGGCGAAAAATATGAACTTGTAATTGCGCCTGCTAAAGGTGGAGGGACCAATGCATTACTTTGCCCTGTAAAGGGTATGGAAATGAAATTTGGAAAGTGCAGTTTCTTTGAACATATAAAAAAAGCAGAAGCAAAAAACTGGCCCTATGCAATATATGATTCATTTTATATGTCCCTAGATGTTAACACAGCAGAAGATCTAGGTGAAATAATGCTCCATGGAATAGATACAGAAACCAGGAAATTTTTAAAATCGTCAGGGCTTGAAGTTAGAGCAAACCATGGGAAAGAACGGCTTCATATTAAAAGGGGTACAGAAAAATGA
- the thiD gene encoding bifunctional hydroxymethylpyrimidine kinase/phosphomethylpyrimidine kinase, whose product MIAMSIAGYDPSGGAGILNDIKTFHALGVYGTAVITVLTAQNPRRVVGIESVSTDFIEKQLETILEDYPVKYAKTGMLYSKEIIKLVSDKVVEHDLNLVVDPVMIAGCGALLSRGDFADSIKKYLLPNTILTTPNIQEAEELSGINIHSIEDAVKAAEEIGKICDVIITGGHLNGCNVFFNGSIKVIEGEIIESKNTHGTGCSYSAAVTASLAKGCDILQSIEIAGEFVKNSVIKGEWGTLNQLYKFKSL is encoded by the coding sequence ATGATTGCAATGTCCATAGCTGGCTATGATCCATCGGGTGGAGCTGGTATATTAAATGACATTAAAACATTTCATGCACTTGGAGTTTATGGCACTGCAGTAATAACAGTTCTTACAGCACAAAACCCTAGAAGAGTAGTGGGGATAGAATCTGTTTCAACAGATTTTATTGAAAAACAGCTGGAAACTATTCTGGAAGATTATCCAGTTAAATATGCTAAAACTGGTATGCTCTACTCCAAAGAAATTATCAAACTGGTATCAGATAAGGTTGTTGAACACGATCTAAATTTAGTTGTTGATCCTGTGATGATTGCTGGATGTGGAGCGCTACTTTCAAGGGGAGATTTTGCAGATTCAATAAAAAAATATCTGCTTCCAAACACAATTCTTACAACACCAAATATTCAGGAAGCAGAAGAATTATCAGGAATAAATATTCACTCCATTGAAGATGCTGTTAAAGCTGCAGAGGAAATAGGTAAAATATGCGATGTTATCATTACTGGAGGACATCTCAATGGTTGTAATGTATTTTTCAATGGTTCAATTAAGGTTATTGAAGGAGAAATAATTGAGAGTAAAAATACACATGGAACAGGTTGTAGCTATTCTGCAGCAGTTACAGCCTCACTTGCAAAGGGTTGTGACATATTACAATCCATTGAAATTGCAGGTGAATTTGTTAAAAATAGTGTTATTAAAGGTGAATGGGGAACACTAAATCAGTTGTATAAATTCAAATCTTTATGA
- a CDS encoding zinc ribbon domain-containing protein — protein MVTNEEIKQMLDAKRKGIDIKKDKIKSENYKICPHCKTKNPEKALFCVHCGRKLDKNLDIQCPSCGIKNAKTAKFCVGCGETLKEEEKEISETTVIKDDEMKEKSSPIEDSKSSAKNIINKPESDELEKPIKAGVPSSVPEHNIISKTGLKKTCPSCNGKNLKNAKFCVVCGKKFDEEETESPVVENETVKELPSLTDNVNDSEQEINEKSSTQTPSSEIKVPENIIRLKNTRKTEEIDNEKNTNNIPDEIESKKSEQNTDIVDPVERIKKAKELLDIGAITSEEFENIKKKYIELI, from the coding sequence GTGGTTACAAATGAAGAGATAAAACAAATGCTTGATGCTAAAAGAAAAGGAATTGACATAAAAAAAGATAAAATTAAATCTGAGAATTATAAAATTTGTCCTCACTGCAAAACCAAAAATCCAGAAAAAGCATTGTTCTGTGTACACTGTGGAAGAAAGCTGGATAAAAATTTAGATATTCAATGCCCATCATGCGGTATTAAAAATGCCAAAACAGCCAAATTCTGCGTAGGATGTGGGGAAACATTAAAAGAAGAGGAAAAAGAAATATCAGAAACCACAGTCATTAAAGATGACGAAATGAAAGAAAAATCTTCACCTATTGAAGATTCAAAATCATCAGCCAAAAATATTATCAATAAACCTGAATCAGATGAACTGGAAAAACCAATAAAAGCAGGTGTACCTTCTAGTGTTCCAGAACACAATATTATATCAAAAACAGGTTTGAAGAAAACATGTCCTTCTTGCAATGGTAAAAACCTGAAAAATGCCAAGTTCTGTGTTGTATGTGGAAAAAAATTTGATGAAGAAGAAACTGAATCCCCTGTAGTGGAAAATGAAACCGTTAAAGAGCTACCCTCTCTAACTGACAATGTAAATGACTCAGAACAGGAAATAAATGAAAAATCTTCGACCCAAACACCCTCTTCAGAGATTAAGGTTCCAGAAAATATAATCCGACTCAAAAACACTCGAAAAACCGAAGAAATTGATAATGAAAAAAATACCAATAATATTCCAGATGAAATTGAGTCTAAAAAATCAGAGCAAAATACAGATATAGTAGATCCAGTTGAAAGAATAAAAAAAGCCAAAGAACTGCTGGATATAGGTGCAATTACATCTGAAGAATTCGAGAACATCAAGAAAAAGTACATAGAACTCATATAA
- a CDS encoding ACT domain-containing protein, with the protein MKLKQISIFLENRKGRLLKALNILSMAKINIRALSIADTSEFGILRMIVPEPERAKEILEEANFVVKVNDVIAVGVSDEPGGLESILEALNKSNINIEYLYAFVEKKRDNAIVVIRTENIDDGIKALENGGITVLSSKEVYTI; encoded by the coding sequence ATGAAGTTAAAACAAATATCTATATTTCTTGAAAATCGAAAAGGTCGATTATTGAAAGCTTTAAATATACTTTCAATGGCTAAAATAAATATTAGGGCTCTTTCAATCGCTGATACTTCTGAATTTGGTATTTTGAGGATGATAGTACCTGAACCTGAAAGGGCTAAGGAAATACTTGAGGAGGCTAATTTTGTTGTTAAGGTGAACGATGTCATAGCCGTTGGGGTATCAGATGAACCAGGTGGACTTGAAAGTATACTTGAAGCATTAAACAAGTCAAATATTAATATTGAATATTTATATGCATTTGTTGAGAAAAAAAGAGATAATGCAATTGTGGTAATCCGAACAGAAAATATTGACGATGGTATAAAAGCATTGGAAAATGGAGGTATTACTGTTCTTTCATCAAAAGAGGTTTACACTATATAA
- a CDS encoding phenylacetate--CoA ligase family protein, with protein sequence MIWNKEAECMSADETEELQIQRLQAVVKRAYENVPYYNKRFNDLKIEPEDIETLADIEKLPFTSKTDLRDAYPFGMFAVPTDEIIEVHTTSGTTGKPTVSGYTEFDIDLWGEVMARALTMTGVRKNDRIQNSYGYGLFTGGMGVHYGGHKIGATVIPISAGNTMRQLEIMQDFDTTVLTCTPSYGLYLAEVAENEGIDTEKLKLKAGCFGAEMWTEEMREKLEKRLNISAQNIYGLTEIIGPGVAMECPVKTGLHIFEDHFYPEIIDSQTMKQLPTGETGELVLTTLTREGMPVIRFRTRDITALNKGICECGRTQVKMDRITGRSDDMLKIRGVIVFPSQIEKALLKIEGLEPQYQIIVTRPHHLDEIEVQVETSPALFSDEVKHVEEIKKNIESKIHNEIGLRVNISLVEPKSLPRSEGKAVRVIDKRNF encoded by the coding sequence ATGATCTGGAATAAAGAGGCGGAATGTATGTCTGCAGATGAAACTGAAGAACTGCAGATTCAAAGATTACAGGCAGTTGTAAAACGGGCCTATGAAAACGTTCCTTATTATAATAAACGTTTTAATGATTTAAAAATTGAACCTGAAGATATTGAGACACTTGCTGATATTGAAAAACTTCCTTTCACAAGTAAAACCGATCTAAGAGATGCATATCCATTTGGAATGTTTGCTGTTCCAACAGATGAAATAATTGAGGTCCATACAACATCGGGAACAACAGGAAAACCAACTGTATCGGGTTACACAGAATTCGATATTGATCTATGGGGAGAAGTTATGGCAAGGGCCTTGACAATGACTGGGGTTCGGAAAAATGATAGGATACAGAATAGTTATGGTTACGGGCTTTTTACAGGAGGAATGGGTGTTCACTATGGTGGACACAAGATAGGGGCAACTGTTATACCAATATCTGCTGGAAACACCATGAGACAACTTGAAATCATGCAAGACTTCGATACAACAGTGCTCACATGCACCCCATCCTATGGTTTGTATCTTGCAGAGGTAGCTGAAAATGAGGGTATAGATACTGAAAAACTCAAACTCAAAGCAGGTTGCTTTGGTGCAGAGATGTGGACCGAAGAAATGAGGGAAAAACTTGAAAAAAGGTTGAATATTTCTGCTCAGAATATTTACGGTTTAACAGAAATAATAGGTCCTGGAGTTGCAATGGAATGTCCAGTAAAAACAGGTCTACATATTTTTGAAGATCATTTCTATCCTGAAATAATTGATTCACAAACAATGAAACAATTACCAACTGGTGAAACTGGTGAACTAGTTCTAACAACCTTGACAAGGGAAGGAATGCCGGTAATAAGATTCCGTACAAGGGATATAACTGCTCTTAATAAGGGGATATGTGAATGTGGTAGGACACAGGTTAAAATGGACCGTATCACCGGTAGAAGTGATGATATGCTCAAAATTAGAGGGGTTATTGTTTTCCCATCACAGATTGAGAAGGCACTTCTAAAAATTGAGGGACTTGAACCACAGTACCAGATCATTGTTACAAGACCACATCATCTTGATGAGATTGAAGTACAGGTTGAAACATCACCTGCACTATTTTCAGATGAAGTAAAACATGTTGAAGAGATAAAAAAGAATATTGAAAGTAAGATCCACAATGAAATAGGATTACGCGTTAACATATCTCTCGTTGAACCAAAAAGTCTCCCAAGAAGCGAAGGAAAAGCGGTTAGAGTTATTGACAAAAGGAATTTCTAG